The Microbacterium sp. LWO12-1.2 genome includes a window with the following:
- a CDS encoding M20/M25/M40 family metallo-hydrolase produces the protein MTIESPSADHDAIARSAVVLSDVIQRRLGRRPEILRVDGVDHVVLQGRESRVLLLGHHDTVWPIGSLAELPFTVEGGVIRGPGCFDMLVGVVQIVHALAMLRDRHGDEVLDQVTVLVTGDEEVGSLTSRDLIESRAAGCRAALVLEAAGPGGALKTERKGVSLYELEVRGRAAHSGLEPERGINATVGVAHLVIALADLADPAVGTTVTPTLLSSGTTGNTVPDRATVAVDVRAATVAEQERVDTAMRALRLGVEGATFVVHGGVNRPPLEAAASADLFARAAALAAELGHPPLVGMAVGGASDGNFTAGAGVATLDGLGAVGGGAHARDEHAEVSAIRPRTELLAALVRDLISDGS, from the coding sequence GTGACGATCGAGTCACCGTCGGCTGATCACGACGCCATCGCCCGCTCTGCCGTGGTCCTCTCCGATGTCATCCAGCGCCGGCTGGGCAGGCGCCCCGAGATCCTGCGGGTCGACGGGGTCGACCACGTCGTGTTGCAGGGCCGTGAGAGCCGGGTGCTGCTGCTCGGCCACCACGACACGGTCTGGCCGATCGGAAGTCTGGCGGAGTTGCCGTTCACGGTGGAGGGCGGAGTCATCCGGGGCCCCGGATGCTTCGACATGCTGGTCGGGGTCGTGCAGATCGTGCATGCGCTCGCGATGCTCCGCGACAGGCACGGTGACGAAGTGCTCGACCAGGTCACCGTGTTGGTGACCGGTGATGAGGAAGTCGGATCCCTCACCTCACGCGATCTGATCGAGTCGAGGGCCGCCGGGTGCCGCGCCGCCCTCGTGCTCGAGGCCGCCGGGCCCGGCGGCGCGCTCAAGACCGAGCGCAAGGGAGTGTCTTTGTACGAACTCGAGGTGCGCGGGCGGGCGGCGCACAGCGGGCTGGAGCCCGAACGAGGGATCAACGCCACAGTCGGCGTGGCGCACCTCGTCATCGCCCTGGCAGACCTTGCCGATCCTGCGGTCGGCACCACTGTCACGCCCACGCTCCTGTCATCCGGCACGACAGGCAACACGGTGCCCGACCGGGCCACTGTCGCGGTCGACGTCAGAGCGGCCACCGTCGCTGAGCAGGAGCGGGTCGACACCGCGATGAGAGCGCTGCGCCTCGGCGTCGAGGGGGCGACGTTCGTCGTGCACGGCGGGGTCAACCGTCCTCCCCTGGAAGCCGCGGCATCCGCCGACCTCTTCGCGCGTGCGGCAGCACTGGCCGCAGAGCTCGGCCATCCGCCGCTCGTGGGGATGGCCGTGGGAGGCGCGTCGGACGGCAACTTCACGGCCGGTGCGGGTGTCGCCACTCTCGATGGACTCGGAGCCGTCGGCGGAGGCGCGCACGCCCGCGACGAACACGCGGAGGTCAGCGCGATTCGGCCGCGCACCGAGCTGCTGGCAGCCCTGGTGCGCGACCTGATCAGCGACGGTTCGTGA
- a CDS encoding ABC transporter permease yields the protein MTTTLPRTDALATVRGRRSRSSRGGAVGAFLLRRVIRLFWSVVALVTVVFLMVRMIPGDPVRNALGTNATAAVVEARRESLGLNDPLWQQYLSFWKGLLTGSLGDSFSLNLPVTTILEQRLPATLELAFLSLATVLVVSIPLGIVIAALTRGGRRPGLDVAYTSVSGLVAVIPEFVIGVALVYVFAVQTTLLPVAGREGPNSYVLPVLALSIGLIAGVSRIVRVEALTVFSQDYIRTARAKRMSRRRLYLNHALPNLVTPSLTVGGLVLGSLVAGTVLVETIFSWPGLGLTIVDAVRSKDFPLAQGIVLVYGLIVLVANLLIDFVLVCLDPRSTLKDA from the coding sequence ATGACCACCACGCTGCCCCGGACGGATGCCCTGGCAACCGTCCGGGGTCGGCGGTCCCGCTCCTCCCGGGGCGGGGCCGTCGGGGCCTTCCTCCTGCGCCGGGTCATCCGCCTGTTCTGGTCGGTGGTCGCGCTCGTGACCGTCGTCTTCCTCATGGTGCGCATGATCCCCGGAGACCCGGTGCGCAATGCGCTCGGCACCAACGCCACCGCCGCGGTCGTCGAAGCCCGTCGTGAGAGCCTCGGGCTCAACGACCCGCTCTGGCAGCAGTACCTCTCCTTCTGGAAAGGGCTGCTGACCGGGAGCCTGGGCGACTCGTTCTCGCTGAACCTCCCGGTCACCACGATCCTCGAACAGCGCCTTCCGGCGACACTCGAACTCGCGTTCCTGTCGCTCGCGACCGTGCTGGTGGTCTCGATCCCGCTGGGCATCGTGATCGCCGCGCTGACCCGTGGCGGGCGTCGACCCGGCCTCGACGTGGCTTACACCTCGGTCAGCGGACTGGTCGCCGTCATCCCGGAGTTCGTGATCGGCGTCGCCCTGGTGTACGTGTTCGCCGTGCAGACGACACTGCTGCCGGTCGCCGGTCGTGAGGGCCCGAACTCCTACGTGCTGCCCGTGCTCGCGCTGTCGATCGGGCTCATCGCGGGCGTCTCCCGCATCGTGCGCGTCGAAGCGCTCACGGTCTTCTCGCAGGACTACATCCGCACCGCCCGCGCCAAGCGCATGTCGCGGCGTCGCCTCTACCTGAATCACGCGCTGCCCAACCTCGTGACTCCCTCTCTCACGGTCGGCGGTCTCGTGCTCGGCTCGCTCGTCGCCGGCACCGTGCTCGTGGAGACGATCTTCTCGTGGCCGGGACTCGGACTCACGATCGTGGACGCGGTGCGGAGCAAGGACTTCCCGCTCGCGCAGGGCATCGTGCTCGTCTACGGGCTGATCGTCCTCGTCGCGAACCTCCTCATCGACTTCGTCCTGGTGTGTCTCGACCCACGCTCGACGCTGAAGGACGCCTGA
- a CDS encoding M55 family metallopeptidase → MKVYISIDMEGIAGVATLDQVVRGGTGYARAQELMTHEANAAIAGAFEGGATSVLVNDSHGTMDNLLHDRLDPRARLVFGSPKAQCMAEGLTEDCDVALFVGYHAPAGAPGVLAHTFSAHFGEVRINGSRVSEAEVNAIYAASLGVPVGLVTGDDVIGAIASDVFAGATIVTVKTAHGFSATDTVAPSIARELVREGAARAVADAASLHRPVTALPLTLEVDMPSPVAAELGACIPGCLRTADRTITAVLDNAADLLGLITVLYELAQGSENARQVLTNRR, encoded by the coding sequence GTGAAGGTCTACATCTCGATCGACATGGAGGGCATCGCCGGTGTGGCAACCCTCGACCAGGTCGTCCGCGGCGGCACCGGATACGCCAGAGCCCAGGAGCTCATGACGCACGAGGCCAACGCGGCGATCGCCGGGGCCTTCGAGGGCGGGGCGACGAGTGTGCTCGTCAACGACTCCCACGGCACGATGGACAATCTGCTGCACGACCGGCTCGACCCGCGCGCCCGCCTCGTCTTCGGCTCGCCGAAGGCGCAGTGCATGGCTGAGGGCCTCACCGAGGACTGCGATGTCGCCCTGTTCGTGGGTTACCACGCGCCGGCGGGCGCACCGGGGGTCCTGGCCCACACCTTCTCCGCCCATTTCGGCGAAGTGAGGATCAATGGATCCCGCGTCTCGGAGGCCGAGGTCAACGCGATCTACGCCGCGTCCCTCGGCGTGCCGGTCGGACTCGTCACGGGCGACGACGTGATCGGCGCGATCGCCTCCGACGTGTTCGCAGGTGCGACGATCGTGACGGTCAAGACAGCCCACGGATTCTCCGCCACCGACACGGTCGCGCCGAGCATCGCCCGCGAGCTGGTGCGCGAAGGAGCCGCCCGCGCGGTCGCCGACGCGGCCTCGCTCCACCGACCCGTCACGGCGCTCCCCCTCACCCTCGAAGTCGACATGCCGTCGCCCGTTGCCGCTGAGCTCGGCGCCTGCATCCCCGGGTGCCTGCGCACCGCGGACCGCACCATCACCGCGGTGCTCGACAACGCCGCGGATCTGCTGGGGCTCATCACCGTTCTCTACGAACTGGCGCAGGGCAGCGAGAACGCTCGGCAGGTGCTCACGAACCGTCGCTGA
- a CDS encoding ABC transporter substrate-binding protein: MRTRTYALPLLLAVALGVTACSGPPSSDEGFTKNGAFAVAINSDPGDLNPLTTNIVNAQIVGAYSYDSLLFVDPETVKPEAYLAESWTESPTEVTYTLRDGITCADGTPFTAETAAANLNWILDPANESPRRESVVPADATITAEGNTLTVTTTSPRPFMLYDLGSQQMVCDAGLADPSSLSAGSNGTGLFQIDDVVAGDSITLTRRDGYEWGPKDTTSSTEGVPKTVTIKIVPSPSTAANLLRSGGLNAAVVSGKDEERLGELTSMSSPTISGMIIYNHNAEMPTADADVRRALTQAIDLDTLTDILTEGKGERATSLLGEEPSLCSYDSIDGTLPTYDAEAAATALTGVKGAEITLIYDNSTASRSAAAEYVATQWEDAGVKVTLDGGDENYVLANTFAAEDPTKWTASLGLILQSGTPAIFPQYLSGPVPPDGTNFAGIENEAYVEAATAAADLAGDEACNTWRDAEAALFDAADLVPVSMTPFKMYFNGAESIIRPVGGYLPGAAIRVLS; encoded by the coding sequence ATGAGAACCCGAACTTATGCACTCCCGCTCCTTCTCGCCGTGGCGCTCGGTGTCACCGCATGCAGCGGCCCGCCCTCGTCGGACGAGGGCTTCACGAAGAACGGCGCCTTCGCGGTCGCCATCAATTCGGACCCCGGTGATCTGAACCCGTTGACGACGAACATCGTCAACGCGCAGATCGTGGGCGCCTACTCCTACGACTCGCTCCTGTTCGTCGACCCGGAGACGGTGAAGCCCGAGGCCTACCTCGCGGAGAGCTGGACCGAGAGCCCGACCGAGGTCACCTACACGCTGCGTGACGGCATCACCTGCGCCGACGGCACGCCGTTCACGGCGGAGACCGCCGCGGCGAATCTGAACTGGATCCTCGATCCGGCCAACGAGTCGCCGCGACGGGAATCGGTGGTGCCCGCAGATGCCACCATCACGGCCGAGGGCAACACCCTCACGGTCACGACCACGTCGCCGCGCCCCTTCATGCTCTACGACCTCGGCAGCCAGCAGATGGTGTGCGACGCGGGTCTCGCCGATCCTTCCAGCCTCTCCGCAGGCAGCAACGGCACCGGTCTCTTCCAGATCGATGATGTCGTCGCCGGCGACTCGATCACGCTGACGCGCCGCGACGGCTATGAGTGGGGTCCCAAGGACACGACGAGCTCGACCGAGGGCGTTCCGAAGACCGTGACCATCAAGATCGTGCCGAGCCCGTCGACGGCGGCCAACCTGCTGCGTTCGGGTGGGCTCAACGCGGCGGTCGTCAGCGGGAAGGACGAGGAACGACTGGGCGAGCTGACGTCGATGTCCTCGCCGACGATCTCCGGAATGATCATCTACAACCACAACGCCGAGATGCCCACCGCCGACGCCGACGTGCGCAGAGCGCTCACGCAGGCGATCGATCTCGACACGCTCACCGACATCCTCACCGAGGGTAAGGGCGAACGAGCCACGTCACTGCTCGGTGAAGAACCGAGCCTGTGCAGCTACGACTCGATCGATGGGACTCTGCCGACCTACGATGCCGAGGCCGCGGCCACGGCGTTGACCGGGGTCAAGGGCGCCGAGATCACGCTCATCTACGACAACAGCACTGCTTCCCGGAGCGCAGCGGCGGAGTACGTCGCCACGCAGTGGGAGGACGCCGGGGTCAAGGTCACCCTCGACGGTGGCGACGAGAACTACGTCCTCGCCAACACCTTCGCCGCAGAAGACCCGACCAAATGGACGGCCAGCCTCGGTCTGATCCTGCAGTCGGGCACGCCGGCGATCTTCCCGCAGTATCTGAGTGGTCCGGTGCCCCCCGACGGCACGAACTTCGCCGGGATCGAGAACGAGGCCTACGTGGAGGCCGCCACCGCAGCCGCCGACCTGGCGGGCGACGAGGCGTGCAACACCTGGCGCGACGCCGAGGCCGCCCTGTTCGACGCCGCAGACCTCGTCCCGGTCTCGATGACGCCGTTCAAGATGTACTTCAACGGGGCGGAGTCGATCATCCGGCCGGTCGGCGGATACCTGCCCGGTGCGGCGATCCGCGTCCTTTCATGA
- a CDS encoding helix-turn-helix domain-containing protein → MSAATFTTNLGQLTERLGTTLLTLEAGRAQAARPVSTVVLHDPLDPPEITQDAIVLAVAVATDGDLADLVRQAGEARAAALIVRESLPVSPEVAAIAEQCQLSLFGLVRGASWVQVATLLISALNLGPAGAEQGANDPARDLFTLADSVSALLGAPVTIEDRSSRVVAFSANQLGTDEARRLTILGLQVPEVYSNHQRTQGVFPLIYGSDRPIFLAKPAPDTMPRVAMRIAAGDEVLGSIWAVTPEPFDAERELRMIEAAQVVGLAMLRARVSTDAAERVAESLGMMLLDGGSSAREAAQQLGFERSPACVLVLGPLQDEDEIRTVSDTQRAAAALRMHLRSVHPRAIAIPIGGLVYAVVPLRSTDEPAVAAVERLATEFVGRLDTSTEFCAGLGDAVTDVSGLSLSRRNAEAALRVLRSRPQRAGRAARFSDVQIDALMFRIGDLLAADGVTLDGPLVVLREYDVSHRTELVVTLRAWLEHFGDVIAAAREVHIHKNTFRYRLERIETITGADLRDPDTRFGLLLQLRLEALLASSH, encoded by the coding sequence ATGTCGGCCGCGACGTTCACGACAAACCTGGGGCAGCTGACCGAGCGCCTGGGGACGACTCTGCTCACCCTCGAAGCGGGGCGGGCGCAGGCTGCGCGCCCCGTGTCGACCGTCGTGCTGCACGATCCGCTGGATCCGCCGGAGATCACGCAGGACGCGATCGTGCTGGCGGTGGCGGTGGCGACCGATGGCGACCTCGCCGATCTCGTGCGCCAGGCAGGTGAGGCGCGAGCGGCTGCACTGATCGTCCGTGAATCGCTCCCGGTGAGTCCCGAAGTCGCCGCGATCGCCGAGCAGTGCCAGCTCTCGCTCTTCGGTCTGGTGCGGGGCGCGTCGTGGGTCCAGGTCGCGACCCTGCTCATCAGCGCCCTCAACCTCGGCCCGGCCGGAGCGGAGCAGGGCGCCAACGACCCCGCGCGCGATCTCTTCACGCTCGCCGACTCCGTGTCGGCGTTGCTGGGCGCGCCGGTCACGATCGAAGACCGCTCCTCGCGGGTCGTGGCTTTCTCGGCCAACCAGCTCGGCACGGATGAAGCGCGCCGCCTCACCATCCTCGGGCTTCAGGTGCCCGAGGTGTACAGCAATCATCAGCGCACGCAGGGCGTCTTCCCGCTCATCTACGGCTCCGATCGCCCCATCTTCCTGGCCAAGCCGGCGCCCGACACGATGCCGCGAGTAGCGATGCGCATTGCGGCGGGCGACGAGGTGCTGGGGTCGATCTGGGCAGTGACGCCAGAGCCCTTCGACGCCGAACGCGAGCTCCGCATGATCGAAGCTGCGCAGGTCGTGGGCCTGGCCATGTTGCGCGCACGGGTCAGCACGGATGCCGCGGAGCGGGTGGCGGAGTCCCTGGGGATGATGCTCCTCGACGGAGGCTCATCGGCACGCGAAGCCGCGCAGCAGCTCGGCTTCGAGAGATCGCCTGCGTGCGTCCTGGTACTGGGGCCGCTTCAGGACGAGGACGAGATCCGCACGGTCTCCGACACGCAGCGCGCCGCTGCGGCGCTCCGCATGCATCTACGCTCCGTGCACCCGCGTGCGATCGCGATCCCGATAGGTGGGCTCGTATACGCGGTCGTGCCTTTGCGCAGTACCGATGAACCCGCGGTCGCGGCGGTCGAACGTCTTGCGACGGAGTTCGTCGGGCGGCTCGACACCTCGACGGAGTTCTGCGCCGGCCTCGGAGACGCCGTGACCGATGTGAGCGGTCTGTCCCTCTCTCGGCGCAATGCCGAGGCTGCGCTGCGCGTACTGCGCTCCCGACCGCAGCGCGCCGGTCGAGCAGCCAGGTTCTCCGATGTGCAGATCGACGCCCTCATGTTCCGGATCGGTGACCTGCTCGCCGCCGACGGTGTCACGCTCGACGGACCGCTCGTCGTGCTTCGCGAGTATGACGTGTCCCACCGCACCGAGCTGGTGGTGACCCTCCGGGCCTGGCTCGAGCACTTCGGCGACGTGATCGCCGCAGCTCGCGAGGTCCACATCCACAAGAACACGTTCCGCTATCGGCTCGAGCGCATCGAGACGATCACGGGGGCGGACCTTCGCGATCCGGACACTCGTTTCGGCTTGCTACTGCAGCTGCGGCTCGAGGCGCTTCTCGCATCGTCCCATTGA